In Archocentrus centrarchus isolate MPI-CPG fArcCen1 unplaced genomic scaffold, fArcCen1 scaffold_36_ctg1, whole genome shotgun sequence, a genomic segment contains:
- the LOC115776678 gene encoding aryl hydrocarbon receptor-like isoform X2, which produces MLGNPGTYANKKRKKPVLKQKKVSEGNAVVKSNPSKRHRDRLNGELDRLMDLLPFSEEVRSRLDKLSVLRLSVGYLRVKSYFKATMKNNKSNLMFPGLNGQNGNSMDTTPFSEGDMLLQALNGFVMVVTSAGLVFYASSTMKNYLGFHLSDVVHQSVFELIHTDDRAIFREQLHFALSPPVAADEDALQSCGNTMMYNPEHLPPENSSFLERSFVCRFRCLLDNSSGFLALKFQGQLKYLHGQSLLTDSNRPQLALFAIAMPVQSPSIVEIRAKVLLFQTKHKLDFTPTGIDSRGKVVLGYSETELCMKGSGYQFIHAADMMHCADNHIRMLKTGESGLTVFRLLSKPGSWLWVKSNAKLIYKGGRPEFIIAYQRAISNAEGEDYLRQRRQQLPFSFTKGEATLYNTGPTVDIPQFQSNKMFSNSDMKKDVVPGSLLDCFLSQDESAYTQTVKTPLPVDQVFMDSRALVSVVSDAWQGNEAVATMSEPVVVKEETKQSVMAVIDKFEKMAENGDFCAALQTLEVDNAELIEWENALKTLGQEDPQNKVRSDLDNIVASDIFDYIDSILFKEKAEECLDTLPPNCLTVINNHQQGPFTQAAHFSATDLCEPQLLQAPSPDCTYSPVNGLHIHQQDPVTAAATSGQSMVEPAHMFSSTQKLSHQGPQTDTSLLSLQQLQLHDIFSPSIELPDLTVPDNSADDALAPFHSHGQASHMDFHQEISVQQANHLLLHQNSLQAPAMALPNNTPVVMKLQSPIVMDSVPPLIPCSDFTFTNTPNIPFQFSSPCLQESLPFEKHNVHLQQWAQIQQQKLPHASIMQNGHRTNPALQSQNSQSQALPCAFFLPRNDTGPTQTQQGGLAGCQKDTPSSCMFGQHFSSRPAAGDILPISASSGLTVAGTPLDQGSLQGSCCFQWSHREPVVGTSAIIQENVNNSPLIAPPSMPSTEHSHNIQHYLEGNKHILNDLSTAEHSGTPVTLSLM; this is translated from the exons CCACCATGAAGAACAATAAAAGCAATCTAATGTTTCCTGGATTGAATGGGCAGAACGGGAACAGCATGGACACTACACCCTTCAGTGAAGGGGACATGCTGCTCCAG GCTCTGAATGGGTTTGTAATGGTGGTCACATCAGCGGGACTGGTGTTCTATGCCTCCTCAACAATGAAGAACTACCTGGGTTTCCACCTG TCGGATGTGGTTCACCAGAGTGTGTTTGAACTTATCCACACTGATGATCGAGCCATCTTCAGAGAGCAGCTCCACTTTGCTCTCAGCCCACCTGTTGCAGCAGATGAGGATG CCTTGCAGAGTTGTGGTAACACGATGATGTACAATCCTGAGCACCTCCCACCAGAGAACTCTTCCTTCCTGGAGCGGAGTTTTGTGTGTCGCTTCCGCTGCCTCCTGGACAACTCCTCTGGTTTTCTG GCTCTGAAGTTCCAGGGGCAACTGAAGTACCTCCACGGCCAAAGTCTGCTGACGGACAGTAACAGACCTCAGCTGGCCCTGTTTGCGATAGCCATGCCTGTCCAATCTCCATCCATTGTGGAGATCAGAGCTAAAGTGCTCCTGTTTCAAACCAAGCACAAGCTGGACTTCACTCCCACGGGTATTGATAGCAG GGGGAAGGTCGTTCTGGGCTACTCAGAGACTGAGCTGTGTATGAAAGGCTCCGGCTACCAATTTATCCACGCAGCTGACATGATGCACTGCGCCGACAACCACATCCGGA tgctgaaaacaggaGAGAGTGGTTTGACCGTGTTCAGGCTCCTAAGCAAGCCAGGCAGCTGGTTGTGGGTGAAGTCCAATGCCAAGCTGATCTACAAAGGAGGGAGACCTGAATTTATCATTGCATATCAGAGGGCTATAAG TAACGCTGAGGGCGAGGACTATCTCCGTCAGAGGCGACAGCAGCTTCCCTTCAGCTTCACCAAAGGAGAGGCCACCCTCTATAACACCGGCCCCACGGTGGATATCCCACAGTTTCAGTCCAATAAAATGTTCAGCAACAGTGACATGAAGAAAGATGTGGTGCCTGGCTCTTTGCTGGACTGCTTCTTGAGTCAGGATGAAAGTGCTTACACTCAGACAGTGAAGACCCCTCTACCTGTGGATCAGGTCTTCATGGACAGCAGGGCCCTGGTCAGTGTTGTCAGTGATGCATGGCAGGGGAACGAGGCAGTGGCTACAATGAGTGAGCCTGTTGTGGTGAAAGAGGAGACCAAGCAGTCAGTGATGGCTGTGATTGACAAGTTTGAGAAAATGGCAGAGAATGGTGATTTTtgtgcagctttgcaaactCTGGAGGTAGATAATGCTGAGCTTATAGAGTGGGAAAATGCTCTGAAAACATTAGGTCAGGAGGATCCACAGAATAAGGTTCGATCTGACTTGGACAATATTGTCGCTAGTGACATATTTGACTATATTGATAGCATTTTGTTCAAGGAGAAAGCAGAAgagtgtctggacactcttcctCCCAACTGCCTCACAGTTATCAACAACCATCAGCAGGGCCCCTTCACTCAGGCTGCCCACTTTTCAGCCACTGATCTCTGTGAGCCACAGCTATTACAGGCACCCAGCCCCGATTGCACTTACTCTCCCGTGAATGGCCTCCACATTCACCAGCAGGATCCAGTCACCGCAGCAGCGACATCAGGGCAAAGCATGGTGGAACCTGCTCATATGTTCAGCAGCACCCAGAAACTCTCTCACCAGGGTCCCCAGACTGACACCAGCCTGCTTTCtcttcagcagctgcagcttcatgACATCTTCAGCCCATCTATTGAGCTCCCTGATCTCACTGTCCCTGACAACTCAGCTGATGATGCTTTAGCTCCTTTTCATTCTCATGGGCAGGCATCACACATGGACTTCCATCAGGAGATTTCTGTCCAGCAGGCCAACCATCTCCTGCTACATCAAAACAGTTTGCAGGCACCAGCAATGGCACTACCAAACAATACACCTGTTGTAATGAAGCTGCAGTCTCCAATTGTAATGGACAGCGTGCCTCCACTGATTCCTTGCAGTGACTTTACTTTCACTAATACTCCTAATATTCCCTTTCAGTTTTCATCACCTTGTCTGCAAGAAAGCCTCCCTTTTGAAAAGCACAACGTTCATCTTCAGCAGTGGGCACAGATCCAGCAGCAAAAGCTGCCTCATGCTAGCATCATGCAGAATGGACACAGGACAAATCCAGCACTCCAGAGCCAAAATTCACAAAGCCAAGCTTtgccctgtgctttttttttgccgAGGAATGACACCGGGCCGACCCAAacacagcaggggggactggcaGGTTGCCAGAAAGATACGCCTAGCAGCTGCATGTTTGGCCAACACTTTTCTTCCAGGCCAGCAGCAGGTGACATCCTGCCTATCTCTGCATCTTCAGGCCTCACAGTGGCTGGCACACCTTTGGATCAGGGTTCTCTTCAAGGTTCCTGCTGCTTCCAGTGGAGCCACCGTGAGCCTGTAGTGGGCACATCAGCCATCATCCAGGAGAACGTTAACAACAGTCCTCTTATTGCTCCGCCCAGCATGCCTTCCACAGAGCACTCACACAACATTCAGCACTACCTGGAAGGCAACAAACACATACTG AATGATCTCAGCACGGCTGAGCACAGTGGGACTCCTGTCACTCTTTCTCTAATGTAG
- the LOC115776678 gene encoding aryl hydrocarbon receptor-like isoform X1, producing the protein MLGNPGTYANKKRKKPVLKQKKVSEGNAVVKSNPSKRHRDRLNGELDRLMDLLPFSEEVRSRLDKLSVLRLSVGYLRVKSYFKATMKNNKSNLMFPGLNGQNGNSMDTTPFSEGDMLLQALNGFVMVVTSAGLVFYASSTMKNYLGFHLSDVVHQSVFELIHTDDRAIFREQLHFALSPPVAADEDALQSCGNTMMYNPEHLPPENSSFLERSFVCRFRCLLDNSSGFLALKFQGQLKYLHGQSLLTDSNRPQLALFAIAMPVQSPSIVEIRAKVLLFQTKHKLDFTPTGIDSRGKVVLGYSETELCMKGSGYQFIHAADMMHCADNHIRMLKTGESGLTVFRLLSKPGSWLWVKSNAKLIYKGGRPEFIIAYQRAISNAEGEDYLRQRRQQLPFSFTKGEATLYNTGPTVDIPQFQSNKMFSNSDMKKDVVPGSLLDCFLSQDESAYTQTVKTPLPVDQVFMDSRALVSVVSDAWQGNEAVATMSEPVVVKEETKQSVMAVIDKFEKMAENGDFCAALQTLEVDNAELIEWENALKTLGQEDPQNKVRSDLDNIVASDIFDYIDSILFKEKAEECLDTLPPNCLTVINNHQQGPFTQAAHFSATDLCEPQLLQAPSPDCTYSPVNGLHIHQQDPVTAAATSGQSMVEPAHMFSSTQKLSHQGPQTDTSLLSLQQLQLHDIFSPSIELPDLTVPDNSADDALAPFHSHGQASHMDFHQEISVQQANHLLLHQNSLQAPAMALPNNTPVVMKLQSPIVMDSVPPLIPCSDFTFTNTPNIPFQFSSPCLQESLPFEKHNVHLQQWAQIQQQKLPHASIMQNGHRTNPALQSQNSQSQALPCAFFLPRNDTGPTQTQQGGLAGCQKDTPSSCMFGQHFSSRPAAGDILPISASSGLTVAGTPLDQGSLQGSCCFQWSHREPVVGTSAIIQENVNNSPLIAPPSMPSTEHSHNIQHYLEGNKHILQNDLSTAEHSGTPVTLSLM; encoded by the exons CCACCATGAAGAACAATAAAAGCAATCTAATGTTTCCTGGATTGAATGGGCAGAACGGGAACAGCATGGACACTACACCCTTCAGTGAAGGGGACATGCTGCTCCAG GCTCTGAATGGGTTTGTAATGGTGGTCACATCAGCGGGACTGGTGTTCTATGCCTCCTCAACAATGAAGAACTACCTGGGTTTCCACCTG TCGGATGTGGTTCACCAGAGTGTGTTTGAACTTATCCACACTGATGATCGAGCCATCTTCAGAGAGCAGCTCCACTTTGCTCTCAGCCCACCTGTTGCAGCAGATGAGGATG CCTTGCAGAGTTGTGGTAACACGATGATGTACAATCCTGAGCACCTCCCACCAGAGAACTCTTCCTTCCTGGAGCGGAGTTTTGTGTGTCGCTTCCGCTGCCTCCTGGACAACTCCTCTGGTTTTCTG GCTCTGAAGTTCCAGGGGCAACTGAAGTACCTCCACGGCCAAAGTCTGCTGACGGACAGTAACAGACCTCAGCTGGCCCTGTTTGCGATAGCCATGCCTGTCCAATCTCCATCCATTGTGGAGATCAGAGCTAAAGTGCTCCTGTTTCAAACCAAGCACAAGCTGGACTTCACTCCCACGGGTATTGATAGCAG GGGGAAGGTCGTTCTGGGCTACTCAGAGACTGAGCTGTGTATGAAAGGCTCCGGCTACCAATTTATCCACGCAGCTGACATGATGCACTGCGCCGACAACCACATCCGGA tgctgaaaacaggaGAGAGTGGTTTGACCGTGTTCAGGCTCCTAAGCAAGCCAGGCAGCTGGTTGTGGGTGAAGTCCAATGCCAAGCTGATCTACAAAGGAGGGAGACCTGAATTTATCATTGCATATCAGAGGGCTATAAG TAACGCTGAGGGCGAGGACTATCTCCGTCAGAGGCGACAGCAGCTTCCCTTCAGCTTCACCAAAGGAGAGGCCACCCTCTATAACACCGGCCCCACGGTGGATATCCCACAGTTTCAGTCCAATAAAATGTTCAGCAACAGTGACATGAAGAAAGATGTGGTGCCTGGCTCTTTGCTGGACTGCTTCTTGAGTCAGGATGAAAGTGCTTACACTCAGACAGTGAAGACCCCTCTACCTGTGGATCAGGTCTTCATGGACAGCAGGGCCCTGGTCAGTGTTGTCAGTGATGCATGGCAGGGGAACGAGGCAGTGGCTACAATGAGTGAGCCTGTTGTGGTGAAAGAGGAGACCAAGCAGTCAGTGATGGCTGTGATTGACAAGTTTGAGAAAATGGCAGAGAATGGTGATTTTtgtgcagctttgcaaactCTGGAGGTAGATAATGCTGAGCTTATAGAGTGGGAAAATGCTCTGAAAACATTAGGTCAGGAGGATCCACAGAATAAGGTTCGATCTGACTTGGACAATATTGTCGCTAGTGACATATTTGACTATATTGATAGCATTTTGTTCAAGGAGAAAGCAGAAgagtgtctggacactcttcctCCCAACTGCCTCACAGTTATCAACAACCATCAGCAGGGCCCCTTCACTCAGGCTGCCCACTTTTCAGCCACTGATCTCTGTGAGCCACAGCTATTACAGGCACCCAGCCCCGATTGCACTTACTCTCCCGTGAATGGCCTCCACATTCACCAGCAGGATCCAGTCACCGCAGCAGCGACATCAGGGCAAAGCATGGTGGAACCTGCTCATATGTTCAGCAGCACCCAGAAACTCTCTCACCAGGGTCCCCAGACTGACACCAGCCTGCTTTCtcttcagcagctgcagcttcatgACATCTTCAGCCCATCTATTGAGCTCCCTGATCTCACTGTCCCTGACAACTCAGCTGATGATGCTTTAGCTCCTTTTCATTCTCATGGGCAGGCATCACACATGGACTTCCATCAGGAGATTTCTGTCCAGCAGGCCAACCATCTCCTGCTACATCAAAACAGTTTGCAGGCACCAGCAATGGCACTACCAAACAATACACCTGTTGTAATGAAGCTGCAGTCTCCAATTGTAATGGACAGCGTGCCTCCACTGATTCCTTGCAGTGACTTTACTTTCACTAATACTCCTAATATTCCCTTTCAGTTTTCATCACCTTGTCTGCAAGAAAGCCTCCCTTTTGAAAAGCACAACGTTCATCTTCAGCAGTGGGCACAGATCCAGCAGCAAAAGCTGCCTCATGCTAGCATCATGCAGAATGGACACAGGACAAATCCAGCACTCCAGAGCCAAAATTCACAAAGCCAAGCTTtgccctgtgctttttttttgccgAGGAATGACACCGGGCCGACCCAAacacagcaggggggactggcaGGTTGCCAGAAAGATACGCCTAGCAGCTGCATGTTTGGCCAACACTTTTCTTCCAGGCCAGCAGCAGGTGACATCCTGCCTATCTCTGCATCTTCAGGCCTCACAGTGGCTGGCACACCTTTGGATCAGGGTTCTCTTCAAGGTTCCTGCTGCTTCCAGTGGAGCCACCGTGAGCCTGTAGTGGGCACATCAGCCATCATCCAGGAGAACGTTAACAACAGTCCTCTTATTGCTCCGCCCAGCATGCCTTCCACAGAGCACTCACACAACATTCAGCACTACCTGGAAGGCAACAAACACATACTG CAGAATGATCTCAGCACGGCTGAGCACAGTGGGACTCCTGTCACTCTTTCTCTAATGTAG